The Colletes latitarsis isolate SP2378_abdomen chromosome 1, iyColLati1, whole genome shotgun sequence genome has a segment encoding these proteins:
- the LOC143344181 gene encoding uncharacterized protein LOC143344181: MIAPFALRNLLVIVWFTSVVNVRSAIMRPPWADPSNNPCAAQPRGWQLLFWPPDGKCYKIFQIGAPCPETMELGPAAGGGGTIAECRCPPGTAQSPRDALCHSIYTRASCPKGQYFAPVPETSGKSRWGVCRDPEPCTEKGEVYWPRDDKCYPKFSRGPCPRGELVTTDEDGLTVCSCSTTGELGKYHWPGTTGGCHEHYTKGPCTELGELFLPGGACGCHSELPHYHEPTGMCYQLGGIGPCLKGHQFVITDTIDNEDLIRAQCICKPDHVLYENGLCYRLYTRGPCEYGHMLINSTTCVPTPCKRGRLYFPQEKTCYKIGTKGPCPNGQIVLYDYNVRPSIDGISYNGVCGCTNALRDADKCTEDSNDSCESTPGMVVINKTCYKLYTQGPCTAGEWLVARRMPKPTLWKKNESEPRARCECRPGYKRITESSEVSELESNNLLSPGGCLPPAVSLAKFLNENVKSINF; this comes from the exons ATGATCGCCCCATT CGCTTTAAGGAATTTGCTGGTCATCGTTTGGTTCACGTCGGTGGTTAACGTCAGATCTGCAATCATGCGACCACCTTGGGCAGATCCCTCAAATAATCCTTGCGCCGCGCAACCACGTGGCTGGCAATTGTTATTTTGGCCGCCGGATGGAAAGTGTTACAAAATATTCCAG ATTGGGGCACCATGCCCCGAGACAATGGAATTGGGCCCAGCGGCAGGCGGTGGAGGGACTATAGCAGAGTGCAGATGTCCGCCTGGTACTGCACAGTCTCCTAGGGATGCTCTTTGTCATTCGATATACACAAGAGCGTCTTGCCCGAAGGGACAATACTTTGCACCAGTACCAGAGACGTCTGGAAAGTCAAG GTGGGGTGTCTGCCGTGATCCAGAACCATGCACAGAAAAGGGAGAAGTGTACTGGCCCAGGGACGACAAATGTTATCCGAAATTTAGCAGAGGACCGTGCCCGAGGGGCGAACTTGTCACCACGGACGAGGATGGATTGACTGTGTGTTCTTGTTCAACGACAGGTGAACTTGGTAAATATCATTGGCCAGGAACTACAGGAGGTTGCCACGAACATTACACGAAAGGTCCGTGCACAGAACTCGGAGAATTATTTTTACCAGGCGGTGCATGCGGCTGCCACTCTGAACTACCTCATTATCACGAGCCGACTGGGATGTGCTACCAATTAG GTGGTATCGGTCCATGCTTGAAAGGGCATCAATTCGTCATAACGGACACAATAGATAACGAAGATTTAATTCGAGCCCAGTGTATCTGTAAACCAGATCACGTTCTCTACGAAAATGGACTCTGCTACAGGCTTTACACGAGGGGGCCTTGCGAGTATGGTCACATGTTAATAAACTCGACGACTTGTGTTCCCACGCCGTGCAAACGCGGACGATTGTACTTCCCTCAAGAAAAAACGTGTTATAAGATAGGAACCAAAGGACCGTGTCCAAACGGACAGATCGTTTTATACGATTACAACGTGAGACCATCCATCGATGGGATTAGCTACAACGGGGTGTGCGGATGCACTAACGCGCTCAGGGACGCTGACAAGTGCACCGAAGACAGTAACGATAGCTGTGAATCTACGCCGGGGATGGTGGTGATAAATAAAACTTGCTACAAGTTATATACACAGGGGCCATGCACAGCGGGTGAATGGCTGGTTGCAAGAAGAATGCCAAAACCGACCTTGTGGAAAAAGAATGAATCAGAACCAAGAGCTAGGTGTGAATGCAGGCCTGGCTACAAAAGAATTACAGAGAGTTCCGAAGTTTCTGAACTAGAAAGTAATAATCTCCTTTCTCCGGGTGGTTGTCTGCCGCCTGCAGTGAGCTTAGCAAAGTTTCTTAACGAAAACGTAAAATCGATAAACTTTTAA